The Hevea brasiliensis isolate MT/VB/25A 57/8 chromosome 1, ASM3005281v1, whole genome shotgun sequence DNA segment TTCAAACTGAACAGGTTTGAAAGCAATAAATTCAGAAAACGTAGACAATTATTCCATACCAAACCAGAACCAAAAAGTGGCATGTAACTAACTAATTTGACTGCAAAAGTAGCCCATACCAGTTATGAAGAATATCCTCCAGTTCCTTCTTTCCACTCTCCACTGCAGAAGTGTCCTCAAGATAGTTGGCTTCTGTTTTGTCCATATGAACTGTCCATTCAGCTATAACAGAAGATGTGGAATCCTGCATGGTTGACATTTCTTGCTGCAGTTTGTTGGTTCTGCTGTTTGCACTTTGCCGGAGATCATGCACTGCCATTTGGACCTAAAGAACACGCATTAAGTTTCAAGTTACCACTTGAACATTACTTGTATAATCTCAAGGAGCCAACTCACCCACCCCCAAATGAGATCTACCATGCAAAGCGACTCATACCAATTTTTTCTTTCTTGCATTTGAATTTGCAAGCAGCTCTGCTACTTTATCCAACAATTGCCTTTCTTCAACAGCAGCACACTCCTGTGGGTACGAATAAATGCATTATTAACAAGCAAAACAAAGGACCTCACAAAATGGTACATGGATTTTTAGAAAACCATTGTAACTACCTCAAACTTCTTTTCTAGTTCAGACAATTTCTGATCATTGACTGTTTGTGCTTCTTCCACAATTTGGGTCAGGTTGGACGCATGCATGTCTAGGGTCTTGAAGAAGTTCAGTGTTAACTTAGAAACTGATCGTGCAGTTTGGACTGCTCTGGAATGTGCCTGTGGCCCAAAAATATGAAAAGGAATCACTCACTTGAATTTGACAAAAATCTAAAGACATCTCCCAATAAAAAAGTGCTACTGAAATCGAACATTGAATTACAAACCTCACGCTGCTGTTTTGCAAACACAGTTAGCTTCTCCTCTTGCGAATGAAGACTACTTTGGAGACCATTTAACAATGCATCAGCTTCCGAAGCAATTCCTTGAAAAAGCTGAATCAAGTATAACTAAGGTCAGAGAGAATGAAAAAGAAGTTCACTAAAAAGTGGTCATTAGGAGCTTACACCCTCAAGAGCGTGTGAATGCTTGGAAACTTCAGAGTTTAGACTACCAAAAGTTGACTGAGAATTTCCCTGAAGCTCCTTAGTCATTTCATCCAAAGCTTGGATACCAGAACCGTACATGGTTTTCATTTTTCCAACCCTTCCTCGAAGTTCTTCGGTAGCCTTTATGCATAACAAAATGAAACTTATTACAGAGAACTACAAAGAAGATGCAAGTTAATACCTAATTTGAGTCACACCTCAGCCTTTGTTGACACGAAAGACTGCATGTCTTTCTCCATGTCTTTCAGTTGCTGCTCCTGTTGTGTCACAGAAGATGCAACAACCCTATGCAAAACCTCAAGCTGCTGGGTCAATTGGGACTGAAATTTCTGAATGAGTACTCTGTTTCCATCTTCAATTTTATCTTTCCGCTCTGGAAACCAACCATTATCAGCTAAAAATAGTTTGTGAAAGATGATACCCCAAAACTAAGTCAACTTTCAAACTAAAACAAACCAATTTTGGCAAATAAACTAGATATATCTGATGCAGCATTTTCTAGTTCTGCTTGAAGCTCAAATGCACGTTCAACAAGAGCTTTCTCTGAAAGATGAATAAAGGTCATTGTTAAGCTAACCAATTGTATTAACATTTAAAGGACTTGTAGTCAAACTGTATAAACCCATAAAAAAATGAATCATTTCAAGGAAATTATTAGGGGAAGTTCTCAACTCCAATGGGTGAATGTATCAAATCCTGATCACATGACAAATTCAGCACATAAATATTGAAACTAGGAGAATGGAAACCATTACTTAGCTTACCAGATTTGAGGAGATTAGATATCAAAAACTCCTTCTCTTTTATTGTTGCATTTGCCTGTTTGTGTTTTTCTTCGAGATCAAACAATGAATTTTCAGTTTCCTCGAGCTTTTTCTGGATTTACAATGAAGAGAGAAAGTTCAAATCTCATACAGATATGAAAGCAGGAAAAGCTGTAGGCTGTAACACATAAATACGGTTACCTCAGTTTTTCCAAGTTTCTCACTTAATTCTGCTGTCAAAAGTAGCTGAGAGTTGTAGAGTTCCTGAAGCTCCATTATTTGCTAGTCAAAAGCGAAGATAAAATAATTAACCCAAGTTTTGCACAGGCAACTTGGATAAAACAGCAAGGAAATGCAACCTTAATGGGAAATACCTTGTCCTTGGATTCTGATTCGAGTTCCATGCGCTCTATTTTTTCAGCCATTGCCTGGGACAAGACAGACAAAAAGAATCAACATTTTTTATTCACAGAAAAAGACTTACAAGGACACCATCTAATTACATGGTAAGAAGTAAACCTTCTTTTCAGCTTCATCTTGGAGATAGCGATCTCGTGGTATATAGATTCCATTTTTTTCTCTTGCGGCATACACCTCTAATCAAACAAGATGGATAAATTGACGCATCAAATTAATCACTTTTCAAGGACAAGGTCCCATCATCTGAAAATAACTAAGCTGCATTTTTTAAGAATTTTGTAAAAGCAGTGAACTACCTTGCTTCAGCCGGTCAATTTCAGAGTACAGATCTTTGATCATTGCAGATTTCATCATTTTCTGATTAATCTGAGAAAACAACAAACAATGAAGCATGTTGTAATAAGATAACTTCATAAAATAAGCATGGATACACACCAATAAGCATGGATACACACCAATAAGCAAGTGAACTCAAACAGTGCATTTAGTATAGAAAGAAAGCACTGACCTCTGGTTTGTTCTTGATATTCTTGGCACGATGCGCGTAATCGAGAGTGCTAAGTGTTTCTTCAAGACAATGAATAGATGGTGATATAGTGGCAATTATGCATGTCTTTGTTTTCCCACCCAGTGAATCTCTTAGTAACCTTGTTAGTTTGCTATCCCTGGAATCCATGTCAACATTTCCATCATATCACTTTTGGGGCTTGCAAACACAACAAAGGTGCAAATGAGAATTATCATGTTCTTTATAAGTAACAATACCTGTATGGTACATGACCAGAATGCTCAACAAGAGCATTGATCACACGACCAAGTGTAAGCAAGCTCTTATTAATCTCCCCTGCCTCTCTTGCTCTGCCCTGCAAGATTCATTTTCTTCAGAATCACAATTCAAGGAGTCAAAACTTATTCACTTTCCTATATTTGCAGAAATTACAACAGTACGAAAATTTAGTTTGACTCATGCTAAAACTCATGGATTGCTTATGTTCTCGTCCTGGTCACATTAACATGTACAGAGGGTAGAGTGATAACAATGTTGGTTACACATACCTCTCGTGCGCCAGAACGTGAAATATTCTCTGAACCAGCAAGGTCAACTAGATTCAGCTTTCCACATTTGATCATCTCTTCACCCTCAGAAGTACATTCTTTAATGTGGATGGTGATGGAAAATATTGAGTGAGAGCGACTACTTTGCTTGTTAAGTAAAGTCTCTGCTGTCCGCCTTTTTGCAGAACCCTTCtccaagaatttgtaaatttcatttgCAGTGCAGACTATCTCTTCTTCCAAGCCTCTTACAAAAACACCCCCTTTTCCATCTTCCATAAGGGCTATAGGTTTCTTAGATTTGTCATCTATAAATTTTGAAGTTTCCTCCAGGGCCAAAAGATCTGTTATTTCCTCATTGTACAGCTCCAAAAATGTAACTTTCATGCTATACTCAGCATTCTGAGCTTCTAATATGTCAAAAATTTGTTTAACTGCTCTTGGGATGACACCGGCGTCACTTGGAAATTCCCCATTCTGCAAAAGAATGGATTACAATTGGAAATATTTGCATAGAAAAAGGAAAGAATAATATAGAAACATGTCCAGCAAAATCATACCTTTTTCCTGGCTCCTCCTTCCATTGTATATGTCTTTCCTGTCCCTGTCTGACCATAGGCAAAGATGGTGCAGTTATAACCCTCAAGAACTTCATACACGATTGGAGACACTGCCAGGTCATACAAGTCTTTTTGTTGGGATGTTGGACCAAAAACCTAAACGAATTATTTGATGTTATAACCATTGTTGCAGGTTATCATGTCTGCaaataaataactaaaaataCAAAATGCACAGATCATGCTCCTCCATTTTTCTAACTTTCTAAAAGATCAAAAAGCACACATTAATGAAACTGAAATAAAGAGGGGCCAAACCTTGTCAAATAGAAAGGTTCTATCAATCTGCTTGTTAGCAATATTCTGAATAGCTGAAACTTCCCTTTTACCCTCATTACAAGTGACCACCACTGGAGTATGTACTCTCAACTCATCTTCACTCAATGGCCTGCAAAAGGCAAACACCAATCAGAAATCATCTTCAAATTTAACCAACAAATTAACTAATGCAACCTAAAAAATGACGTAATGTACGAAAAAACTTTCAATTATAACTCATAAGAGAAACAAACTCAAATCCATTCACTGGCTAACATCCAAATGCGAGTTTTAATAATCCAATTGCAATATAATATTGCTAAATTAAATTTAGACCAATTACAAATCTAACGGTTCAACTGACCTGCAACGCACAATGACTTGTACATTGACACCCTTTTCTTTATCTTGTTTGCTACTCGAATTTGTTTCCCCTGATCGCAGATCTCGAGCTGCTTTATCACTTGACCGAGGAGTCTGTGATGGCGATAGCGAAACCAGACCCCCTCTTCTCTGCTGTAACTGCGAAGAATCCATCTGGCTCTAGCTTTGAAATACTATTCCAATCTCAAGCTTTTCCCTGAAATACAATACAACTTACCCAGTCAACTAAACAAAtatttcccaaaaaaaaaaataaataattgttaATTCACTcttaacaagaagaaaggcagaaAATTTAACAATCTACCTCTGCATTTGACTCAATCATTAAAGGAAAAAGAATGAAAATTTCCATAAAGCTACATTGCTCAATCCTCGATCCTTAACTAAACTTATACAACTCACTgagtcaactcaactcaactcacaaCACAAGAAAAGTGAACAATGAAATGTGAAGTTCAGCTAAACAAATACAAATGCACGAACAAATTTCTGTACagaaaaattttccttaaatttacatatacattggtAAATCGAACATGGATCCAAAAAAAATTGAACTAAATCGGAAACTTACTTTAAGAGGATGGATTATTCAAAAGCCGGCCttttagaaagaaaaaaataataataataataaaaattgaagaGCTTAAGACCAAGAGATTCTCTGCAACAATGGCGACAATTTCTAgagatttttatatttttatttaattatcagAGGATATAAAAATGGAGTAAGAAAGAGAAGAAGTGGACTGTGTACTGTGGATATGTTCAGATTTGATTTTGAAAGCTAAAAATAGAAACTGGAAGCGTGATGCCGTTACGGTTGAATACGCGTGGAGGGCTTTTCTGAGTGTTGGACCCCCTAAACGCCGTTACATAGATCCCCTATCCGACCGTTATAataatgaatttaaaaaaaataaaaaaataatcctTAATTTGTaaattcattattattattattattattattattattatgaataacattattttttaagatatccCTATATTGTTTTATTATTCATAAAACATTAAATCTTCCAGGATTCATTCCCATATCATTTAAAAATTCATAGAAATGCAatagataattttaattttattaataaaatgtgaaTATTTGATAATTATAGAATTCTAATGTATAGAAAAAGAGTTTCAAAATTAGAGATATATAAATTAATCTTTAAAATAATGAGAATGGTACTGGGTTGATGGAAACCACACTGGAATTTGAGATAATTCTCTtaattttataagtatttttataaaaattattaaaattaatatttttttataaaatttatttaattttatttaattttataaaaattattgtaattgaatatttaattttttaattactttataaataaaattattttattttattattatttttaaataaaatacataagtacatttaatttttataaaggctttctgattaatttattaatatatcaactattttttattaaaattttaataaagattTTCAAGTTAAACACatctattttatgtattttattttttttaataaaaattaataaaataaaataattttatttataaaatgatTGACATGGTAATAAATTAATATGtaaatcttaaattttaaattataataatttttatgaaattcaattaaaatttaataaattttataaaaaaaataaatttaataatttttataaaaataagttATCGCATTTAGCCTGAAACTACTAATGgtttaacttaaaaaaatatatatttctaaTTAAGTTATATGTGTATGTTCTTTTTacccattttttttttaacttcattcaaagattaaataaattatttttaaaacacAAAGACTCATTTGTATATAATGTCAACTcataaatctcataattttttttttcttccttttcttgaaGAAAATAAGAAGATATACTGTTGCGACCTATAATTCTTCCTCGTAGATGTAGGCTTTACTCTATTGCCCATTGCTAAATGaatgaatttcatttttttttttaatgcgaTCAATTATCTATTtgtttattcaataattttttaattgagGTCAAGAACTTAAAATCTTTCTTTATTTGATATAGATATTAGGATCTATTCGGCAGTAACTTTTAAGGTAACGTTTAATATTTTGATCATAATCAAATCATTACCTCTCATATTTATATTTATTCAGTttgattatataatatttatgatAGTATTTAGAGGTTAATGAAGCGATTCATGAAAATCTATTTTTAGGGGGTTGAGAGAGTATTTTGATAATAATAAACAAAATAAtataactatttttatatttaactattaatctaataattatttaCACTGAATACTCCTGCTTTAAATCATTATATAATAGTTAATTACTAACAGCTAGTAAAACAGctgataattattaaaataattaatagctattaaaataattaatattattatatcaaataattagtttatattaattttttatgcttcagaaatttaataattagtttatataaaaaaatatataaaaggcatgtaattaattattataaaataaataacataaatatattttgaattttgagcaATGAACTATTATCAAGGCTCCCTTCCCTTTTGCTTTGGCCAGCAATACATTGGGTCCCCCATAATTTTGGATCTTAGAATTTgagtttcaatttttaaaattttctcttaACATCAGCTTCAATAGTACCAtattattaattatgaaattttgtaatagcTTTCACTAAGGACAATAAAATCATTTGATAATTCCAAGAAGAAACATTGGGTTAAATTGGCGCTGCCACAATTCAAATTAGGAGAAATCCATTTTAAGCTTTTCGTtttttatgtataaaaaaaataattgtaatTTAAACTCTTAATCGCTTAATTTATAAGACCGTCAACATTAATTACTAGAATTCAAATCAGTAATTTCACAATTTTGATACAGAATTCAatgttattaaattaaaattttaattatatattaattttttttaaaaatagattattgaataaattaaggttctatttatttttaaaaaataaattacatataaaaaatatttttctatgaaagtattttttattatttaattataatattaaattaataatatatatttaatttttattttaatcagaAATATAATTAATCTATTTTTAAGTGTCGAagcattataaaatataaaaaataaagtgaGAAAGGCACATGCTTATGGTTCCttttgatttaaaaaataatatccttcttctctttctctttcgtGCCTGTTTAACATTACGTTTTAAGAGctgaaattatttttcttaaaataaaaaaaaatcattttcaatGTTGTTAAAAGtagtttgaaaaaaattattttattattttaatattcttataattaaaatttataaaatttaatttaaaattatttttaatattcttcgattaaaatatttaaaaaaataatttttcaataataattttaacaataataccAAATATGCCCTTCTATTACGCTCTTAGATCCACCTTTTCAAAGCTTCGCTCTCAAACAAGCTTCAACtgaagtttttatttatttatttatttattcttattattattattatatatataatattaaatatttatttatagtaAACTATAAACATGACTcaggaaaaattataattttttttaaatttatgtaaTAAGATTGCTAAAATCTcctattttataatatatatatatatattatttttttaatttatcataaactcataaatatttaaattcatgatctcataattttaaaaataattttaatattataaaattaaaatttattaaattattaatattaatcaaccaatatttaataaatagagtttaaattcagggctatttatttttcattgttaTGGGAGTCcaattaaattatgttttataggTAATTATGTAAAATTAATATAAGGTCCAAAAAAGAGGAAAGACAAAAGACTTTGTTAGAACATGGAATTAAATTGGTAATCTTTGCGGTACAGTTGGCTAAAATGAGAAAATCCAAAGTCCCATTTTACACATTTTGTTTCAGAATTAAGAGACATGTTTTC contains these protein-coding regions:
- the LOC110665360 gene encoding kinesin-like protein KIN-5D, with translation MDSSQLQQRRGGLVSLSPSQTPRSSDKAARDLRSGETNSSSKQDKEKGVNVQVIVRCRPLSEDELRVHTPVVVTCNEGKREVSAIQNIANKQIDRTFLFDKVFGPTSQQKDLYDLAVSPIVYEVLEGYNCTIFAYGQTGTGKTYTMEGGARKKNGEFPSDAGVIPRAVKQIFDILEAQNAEYSMKVTFLELYNEEITDLLALEETSKFIDDKSKKPIALMEDGKGGVFVRGLEEEIVCTANEIYKFLEKGSAKRRTAETLLNKQSSRSHSIFSITIHIKECTSEGEEMIKCGKLNLVDLAGSENISRSGAREGRAREAGEINKSLLTLGRVINALVEHSGHVPYRDSKLTRLLRDSLGGKTKTCIIATISPSIHCLEETLSTLDYAHRAKNIKNKPEINQKMMKSAMIKDLYSEIDRLKQEVYAAREKNGIYIPRDRYLQDEAEKKAMAEKIERMELESESKDKQIMELQELYNSQLLLTAELSEKLGKTEKKLEETENSLFDLEEKHKQANATIKEKEFLISNLLKSEKALVERAFELQAELENAASDISSLFAKIERKDKIEDGNRVLIQKFQSQLTQQLEVLHRVVASSVTQQEQQLKDMEKDMQSFVSTKAEATEELRGRVGKMKTMYGSGIQALDEMTKELQGNSQSTFGSLNSEVSKHSHALEGLFQGIASEADALLNGLQSSLHSQEEKLTVFAKQQREAHSRAVQTARSVSKLTLNFFKTLDMHASNLTQIVEEAQTVNDQKLSELEKKFEECAAVEERQLLDKVAELLANSNARKKKLVQMAVHDLRQSANSRTNKLQQEMSTMQDSTSSVIAEWTVHMDKTEANYLEDTSAVESGKKELEDILHNCLNKARMGAQQWRNAQESLVNLEKGNVASVNSIVSGGMEANQVLRTRFSSAVSTALEDVDVANNSLLLSINHSLQLDHDACGNLNSMIVPCCEDLRKLKGGHYHKIVEITDNAGKCLQDEYVVDEPSSCSTPRKRSYNLPSVASIEELRTPAFEELLKSFWDSKYAKQANGDLKHLAAAYEALRDSRVPLTAIN